The following proteins come from a genomic window of Paenibacillus wynnii:
- a CDS encoding sensor histidine kinase, translated as MFRNSIRTRLMALVLLATVIPAGISVTISYLYTKQSVTEQSVKQNTKLLTLGEANLSNYLSGINQRALSLYSGINVPGSFYTALLLAKSNAAGGSAIPDNRGIIATQLYNLFQSDENMFQIHLFVRAGKQSNTVLGGLFRREFNDRYTPKTNPNGSNRPFVEVTHMDHQYGVKSGFLNHKPGQVPVFSAHFPIYRTPSADVLADLSMDFRLTELESIAKSMYNSETERLYMLNEQGEALFASDPEWIGKTIQAGWSQLPPNKNNGHFTWNDRDFEGIVMFRNIDSTLFKGKIVKLVPYEDLYSDARTITRINGGVGILFLIIGGIAAVLISFGFTRPIKKLISYTQKVQIGQLDAYVDSEREDEFGLLTRKITGMTRTINDLILKEYRLEIANKTNQLKALQAQVNPHFLYNALQSIATLSLRYNAPKVYDLIYSLGSIMRYSMTTERTHVPLQDEIEHVENYMILQKERFGEEELQLNIDVEEAVRAIIVPKMILQPLVENIFKHGFEDGIRQGLVSISCSLDDNERLVIAVKDNGKGISTEHLAELEAGLMNIQGTDHEEIGLRNVLARLRLQISEEAQLRMDRNVDNGVTVTMIIPLNEERGLKRGEES; from the coding sequence ATGTTTAGAAACAGTATTAGAACCCGGCTCATGGCGCTTGTCCTTCTGGCAACTGTCATTCCGGCAGGCATTTCGGTAACGATCTCCTATCTCTATACGAAGCAGTCGGTCACCGAGCAATCGGTGAAGCAGAACACGAAGCTGTTGACTTTGGGGGAAGCCAATCTTAGCAACTATCTAAGTGGAATCAATCAGCGTGCTTTATCTTTATACAGCGGAATCAATGTTCCAGGCTCGTTCTATACTGCCCTTCTTCTGGCTAAAAGCAATGCTGCCGGGGGTTCCGCCATACCGGATAACCGGGGCATTATCGCTACTCAGCTGTATAACCTGTTCCAATCGGACGAGAATATGTTCCAAATCCATTTATTTGTCCGTGCGGGGAAGCAATCTAATACCGTGCTCGGAGGGTTATTCCGCAGGGAATTTAATGATAGATATACTCCAAAGACCAATCCCAACGGCTCTAACCGCCCCTTTGTTGAGGTTACCCACATGGATCATCAGTACGGTGTGAAATCAGGTTTTTTAAATCATAAACCGGGACAGGTCCCGGTGTTCAGTGCGCATTTCCCGATATATCGGACCCCAAGTGCTGATGTCCTGGCCGATCTTTCCATGGATTTTCGATTAACAGAGCTAGAAAGTATAGCCAAGTCTATGTATAATTCGGAAACAGAACGTCTGTATATGCTGAATGAACAAGGAGAGGCCCTATTCGCCTCCGATCCGGAATGGATTGGGAAGACGATTCAAGCGGGTTGGAGCCAACTTCCCCCCAACAAGAACAACGGACATTTCACTTGGAACGACCGGGATTTTGAGGGAATTGTTATGTTTAGAAATATAGACTCTACGCTATTCAAAGGTAAAATTGTTAAGCTGGTCCCTTATGAGGATTTGTATAGTGACGCTAGGACGATCACGCGTATTAATGGCGGTGTCGGCATTCTATTCTTGATTATTGGAGGGATTGCAGCGGTTCTAATTTCTTTCGGATTTACAAGACCGATCAAAAAGTTAATATCTTATACGCAGAAGGTGCAAATCGGTCAATTGGATGCCTACGTGGACTCCGAGAGAGAGGATGAATTCGGCCTGCTGACCCGGAAGATTACCGGAATGACCCGAACCATCAACGACCTCATTCTGAAAGAGTACCGACTGGAAATTGCCAATAAAACCAACCAGCTAAAGGCGCTTCAAGCGCAAGTGAATCCTCATTTTCTCTATAATGCACTGCAGTCTATTGCTACGCTGTCATTGCGGTATAATGCGCCGAAGGTGTATGATCTCATCTATTCATTGGGAAGCATCATGCGGTATTCGATGACCACGGAACGTACGCATGTACCGCTTCAGGATGAAATTGAGCATGTAGAGAATTATATGATTTTGCAAAAAGAGAGGTTCGGCGAAGAGGAGCTCCAGTTGAATATAGATGTCGAGGAAGCGGTTAGAGCTATCATTGTTCCCAAGATGATTCTCCAACCTCTTGTAGAAAATATTTTCAAGCATGGCTTTGAGGATGGGATCAGACAAGGCCTTGTTTCCATAAGCTGCAGCTTGGATGATAACGAACGATTAGTGATTGCTGTCAAGGATAATGGGAAAGGGATATCCACGGAGCATCTGGCAGAGCTCGAAGCGGGTCTGATGAATATTCAAGGAACAGATCACGAAGAAATCGGTCTACGCAACGTGCTGGCCAGACTTCGGTTGCAGATTAGCGAAGAGGCCCAGTTAAGAATGGACAGGAATGTAGATAACGGCGTAACGGTTACTATGATCATCCCCTTGAATGAGGAACGGGGATTGAAAAGGGGGGAAGAGAGTTGA
- a CDS encoding carbohydrate ABC transporter permease, translating into MRKALHLKKGWGQQIVFLGPCLLFFLTIVVTPFILGFYYSSTDWNGLDLDKAVWTGSANWKRIFMNDDKFWDSLYFTLRFTAVAVVGANVLGLLLAFILMTALKTKKILRTIFFMPNVIGGILLGYIWQFIFTKGFNTIGDLTGISFFNLPWLGTPSTGFWGLVIVFIWQTAGYMMVIYIAALAGIPKDLIEAAKIDGARAPQLFKSVYVPLIMPAITICLFLTTSNAFKMFDLNLSLTKGGPGTSTQSLAYNIYAEALINNRYGLGTAKALLFFFAVSIITVTQVWITKRKEVSA; encoded by the coding sequence ATGAGAAAAGCATTGCACCTTAAAAAAGGCTGGGGCCAGCAAATCGTATTTTTGGGACCGTGTCTTCTCTTCTTCCTGACCATAGTGGTCACACCCTTTATCCTCGGATTCTACTATTCCTCCACGGACTGGAATGGACTGGATCTCGACAAAGCCGTCTGGACCGGTTCAGCGAACTGGAAGCGTATCTTTATGAATGACGATAAGTTCTGGGATTCCTTGTACTTCACACTCCGTTTCACAGCTGTGGCTGTGGTTGGAGCTAATGTTCTGGGACTTCTGCTTGCCTTCATTTTGATGACCGCGCTGAAGACCAAAAAGATTCTCCGCACCATCTTTTTCATGCCAAACGTGATTGGTGGAATTTTGCTCGGGTATATCTGGCAGTTTATTTTCACCAAAGGCTTCAACACGATTGGCGATTTAACAGGAATTTCTTTCTTCAATCTACCGTGGCTCGGGACTCCAAGTACCGGATTCTGGGGATTAGTCATTGTGTTCATCTGGCAAACCGCCGGGTATATGATGGTCATCTATATTGCAGCCCTTGCAGGCATTCCGAAGGATCTGATTGAAGCCGCTAAAATTGACGGGGCACGCGCTCCGCAGTTATTCAAAAGCGTCTACGTGCCTTTGATTATGCCGGCGATTACGATCTGTCTTTTCCTGACTACTTCCAATGCCTTCAAAATGTTCGATCTCAACCTATCGCTCACCAAAGGCGGTCCGGGTACCTCAACCCAGTCGCTCGCTTACAACATTTATGCAGAGGCACTGATTAATAACCGTTATGGTCTTGGTACAGCGAAAGCCCTTCTGTTCTTCTTCGCCGTCTCGATCATCACGGTTACCCAAGTATGGATTACCAAAAGAAAAGAGGTGTCAGCATAA
- a CDS encoding carbohydrate ABC transporter permease, whose product MQETSRYRLSTFILEIAAILLALIFLSPFYLVLTNSVKGLREILVDAASFPEVFKWANYADVWKIIDFPKAFWNSFQITALSVIFIVLFSSMAAYQIVRRPSKFNSFVFLLLISAMIIPFQSLMLQLVRVTSILELRGEIYGIVACYLGFGMPLSVFLFHGFIKTVPYELEEAARVDGSNPYGVFFRIVFPLLMPIIVTVIILNTLWIWNDYLLPVLVIGGNKDLTTLPVAVTKFFGQYTKKWDLALPGLVMAITPILLFFLTLQKYIVEGVTSGSVKG is encoded by the coding sequence ATGCAAGAGACTAGCAGATACCGGCTGAGTACATTCATACTAGAGATTGCGGCCATTCTTCTTGCGCTTATTTTTCTATCCCCGTTCTATCTGGTGCTGACCAATTCAGTGAAGGGTCTTCGGGAAATTCTGGTGGATGCCGCGTCCTTTCCAGAAGTCTTTAAATGGGCGAATTATGCAGATGTATGGAAAATCATCGACTTTCCAAAAGCCTTTTGGAACTCTTTTCAAATTACTGCACTGAGCGTAATCTTCATCGTTCTGTTCAGTTCCATGGCTGCTTATCAAATCGTTAGAAGGCCGTCGAAATTCAATTCATTCGTATTCCTGCTGCTGATCTCAGCGATGATTATTCCCTTTCAGTCCCTGATGCTTCAGTTGGTTCGTGTAACGAGTATTTTGGAGCTCCGTGGGGAAATATACGGAATTGTAGCCTGTTATCTGGGCTTCGGCATGCCGCTTTCAGTGTTCCTATTTCATGGATTTATCAAAACCGTTCCTTATGAACTGGAAGAAGCCGCCCGTGTAGACGGTTCGAATCCATATGGAGTGTTCTTCCGCATCGTCTTCCCGCTGCTCATGCCTATCATTGTTACGGTCATTATTCTGAATACCTTGTGGATCTGGAACGACTACCTGCTGCCTGTTCTAGTTATCGGAGGCAATAAGGATTTAACCACACTGCCTGTAGCTGTTACCAAGTTCTTTGGTCAATATACGAAAAAATGGGATCTTGCTCTGCCTGGTCTGGTAATGGCGATCACCCCTATACTGCTGTTCTTCCTTACTCTGCAAAAGTATATCGTCGAAGGGGTAACCTCAGGGTCGGTCAAGGGATAG
- a CDS encoding ABC transporter substrate-binding protein, whose protein sequence is MKRLAFISAIVCTLIIAGCGNSGNNNAAVNGNANNGKETAAPEATTTPKKDVTIKMFQFKVEIAEQLNALAEEYEKETGVKVEVETHGGGEDYGALLKAEIASGSEPEIFNNGGYSALVPYMDRATDLSAEPWAKDLIPTSKMPATVDGKLYGMPMNVEGYGLIYNKALFEKAGITAEPKTLPELKAAVEKLKAAKITPFEATNEWWSMGIHMVNVGLAHQEDPKKFIEDLKAGTQTIKGNEVFIQWLDMVDLIFSNAQKDKMTTDYATQVADFASGKAAMMMQGNWTQGDIDKIDPALDLGILPLPISDAEGTILVGVPNNYIVNSKSEHPEEAKAFLTWLVSSESGKKYLTKEFKFIPALTNIETKAEDIGKVAVAVQEKSSTALGWNWDMFPDGVTQGFGAAMQEYLGEQISRDQLLEKLDKAVQDIVKQ, encoded by the coding sequence ATGAAAAGGCTTGCATTCATATCCGCAATCGTTTGCACTTTGATTATCGCAGGGTGCGGCAACAGTGGCAATAATAACGCCGCAGTCAATGGCAACGCAAATAATGGGAAAGAAACGGCTGCTCCGGAAGCCACTACAACCCCTAAGAAAGATGTCACCATCAAGATGTTCCAGTTCAAGGTTGAGATTGCCGAACAACTGAATGCTCTCGCAGAAGAATATGAGAAAGAAACCGGAGTAAAGGTTGAGGTAGAAACACATGGCGGCGGTGAAGATTACGGCGCATTGCTTAAGGCTGAAATCGCGTCCGGTTCAGAGCCTGAGATCTTCAATAACGGTGGATATTCAGCCCTCGTTCCATACATGGACCGGGCGACAGACCTGTCAGCTGAGCCATGGGCTAAAGATTTGATTCCAACCTCCAAAATGCCTGCAACCGTTGACGGCAAGCTGTATGGTATGCCGATGAATGTTGAAGGCTATGGCTTGATTTACAACAAAGCATTGTTTGAAAAAGCCGGGATTACTGCAGAACCTAAGACACTTCCGGAATTGAAGGCTGCCGTAGAGAAACTTAAGGCTGCCAAAATCACTCCTTTCGAAGCTACGAACGAGTGGTGGTCCATGGGAATTCACATGGTGAATGTAGGTCTTGCCCACCAAGAAGACCCTAAGAAATTTATCGAAGATCTTAAGGCTGGAACACAAACCATTAAAGGTAACGAAGTATTCATTCAATGGCTGGATATGGTAGATCTGATCTTCAGCAACGCTCAAAAGGATAAAATGACTACGGACTACGCTACTCAAGTTGCTGATTTCGCTTCCGGTAAAGCAGCCATGATGATGCAAGGGAACTGGACACAAGGCGATATCGACAAGATTGACCCTGCTCTGGATTTAGGCATTCTTCCACTCCCAATCAGTGATGCAGAAGGCACCATTCTGGTTGGTGTTCCGAACAACTATATCGTCAATAGCAAATCAGAGCATCCTGAAGAAGCAAAAGCCTTCCTGACTTGGCTCGTTTCCTCGGAATCCGGCAAAAAGTATTTAACTAAGGAATTCAAGTTCATCCCTGCATTGACTAACATCGAGACCAAAGCTGAAGATATCGGTAAAGTCGCTGTTGCCGTGCAGGAGAAATCCTCCACAGCACTCGGTTGGAACTGGGATATGTTCCCTGATGGCGTAACCCAAGGCTTCGGTGCTGCTATGCAAGAATACCTCGGCGAGCAAATCAGCCGTGATCAGCTCTTGGAGAAATTAGATAAAGCGGTTCAGGATATTGTGAAGCAATAA
- a CDS encoding GAP family protein, protein MIQLIIALVTLGFIDCLNPATIATLIILIPMVKNLKYSVIFIWGTFITYFIVGISFYYGINKLIKSFIVGLITRYTFEISILGIILGLVLLGVGVKFSIKVIKIIKKKESIKEVNFIKIENVTPKAIIGLAIISTLSDAPTAIPYIGFISVLLAKELSLLVVISILAIYCIIYIMPMLVIYFSYKKFKDKFQAIEIKTKDLINKASVYSIPVICFIGAMWILSESVVALIGFVH, encoded by the coding sequence ATGATTCAATTAATAATCGCGTTAGTAACTTTAGGTTTTATTGATTGTTTAAACCCGGCCACTATAGCTACGCTTATTATTCTAATTCCAATGGTTAAAAATCTAAAGTATTCAGTTATATTTATATGGGGAACATTCATAACTTATTTTATAGTAGGAATTTCTTTTTATTATGGAATTAACAAACTTATCAAATCTTTTATAGTGGGTTTAATAACGAGATATACCTTTGAAATATCCATACTTGGTATTATTTTAGGTCTAGTGCTTTTAGGAGTAGGAGTAAAATTCAGTATTAAAGTTATAAAAATAATTAAGAAAAAGGAGTCTATTAAAGAAGTTAATTTTATTAAAATTGAAAATGTGACTCCTAAAGCCATAATAGGATTAGCTATTATTTCAACCCTAAGTGACGCTCCGACAGCTATACCTTATATTGGATTTATAAGCGTTCTTTTAGCTAAGGAATTATCTTTATTAGTAGTAATCTCTATTCTGGCAATATATTGTATTATTTATATAATGCCTATGCTTGTAATCTATTTCTCATATAAAAAATTTAAAGATAAATTTCAAGCCATAGAAATTAAAACTAAGGATTTAATAAACAAGGCAAGTGTATACTCAATTCCTGTAATTTGTTTTATAGGAGCAATGTGGATTCTTAGCGAATCAGTGGTTGCGTTGATTGGCTTCGTACATTGA
- a CDS encoding MerR family transcriptional regulator encodes MKKYISIGEMSKINNISIQALRHYDKIGLLKPSYIDENSKYRYYAIDQIPYVDVIKSLKYMGLSLEEIRSIVLESESLEELLIKLEEQKNLIDKKIKELKNIKSALSYKIHNIKEGITRKDFGSVYVKRMEERKYVYIPLENGKNDLTNDDSVILALRNVGLILEKENIIEGCIGVTSVIEENKIIYEDIFILIEEISSIYNHKNIKVIPSGEYLCVLYRGVETNSENYYKKLLKFIEENNYKVDDKYYEISLISGIATVNPDDYIVEIQILIT; translated from the coding sequence ATGAAAAAGTATATTTCAATTGGTGAGATGTCAAAAATAAATAATATATCCATACAGGCTTTAAGGCACTACGATAAAATAGGGCTGCTAAAACCATCATATATAGATGAAAATAGTAAATATAGATATTATGCTATTGATCAGATACCTTACGTGGATGTCATAAAGAGTTTGAAGTACATGGGACTGTCGTTGGAGGAAATTAGGAGTATTGTTCTAGAAAGTGAGAGTTTGGAAGAGTTATTAATAAAATTAGAAGAGCAAAAGAATTTAATCGATAAAAAAATAAAAGAGCTTAAAAACATTAAGTCGGCTCTTTCTTATAAAATACACAACATTAAAGAGGGAATAACAAGGAAAGATTTTGGAAGTGTGTATGTAAAAAGGATGGAAGAGAGAAAGTACGTATATATACCCTTAGAGAATGGCAAAAATGACTTAACTAATGATGATAGTGTAATACTTGCCTTAAGAAATGTAGGATTAATATTAGAAAAAGAAAATATTATTGAGGGCTGTATAGGGGTAACTAGTGTAATTGAAGAAAACAAGATTATTTATGAGGATATTTTTATATTAATTGAAGAAATTTCTTCAATATATAACCATAAGAATATAAAAGTTATTCCAAGTGGTGAATATTTATGTGTTCTATATCGAGGTGTGGAGACTAATAGCGAGAACTATTATAAAAAACTATTGAAATTCATAGAGGAAAACAACTATAAAGTTGACGATAAATATTATGAAATATCCTTAATAAGTGGTATCGCTACAGTAAATCCAGATGATTACATAGTAGAAATACAAATATTAATAACATAG
- a CDS encoding SAM-dependent methyltransferase → MTHTEESKSVYRFSEAPIWELQRTYYEEQGTKAWDNDAVPQYITNNPMIATAYAEMIFGFLQDRAHQGYTTDPVTILELGAGAGRLAFHILKKLCEIIDYAGISLPPFRYVMSDLPAKNISTWQQHPGLRPFVEQGVLDFALFDAVQDTELRLLQSKEVVRTGDLQQPLLIVANYFFDSIPQELLYVDEGKIFECQVSVQLPEDADDLTPSEVLERIVPEYHYRRAAEYEQATYPYHSVIELYQQKLEDSHILFPVVGLECLERLSRLSKEGYALLTADKGDHRLENWEFAEPPKLIHHGSFSLTANYHAIQHVLEQRGAHAQFTAHHYKNLNIGCILVVQTPMSYANTRLAYQRFIERFGPDDFFSMKEWVDQQFETMGLQQILAFWRLGGYDAELFIQSAERISELLQEGSDEEMLDIQRGIHLMWTGYYPLAQNYDLALDCGLLLYEMDMFEDALMFLERSLQANEEEPVMTVLYSLAICCYELGMEEAAGNYTRRALTLEPENEEAKELHDLLTR, encoded by the coding sequence ATGACACATACCGAAGAGTCTAAGTCCGTTTACCGCTTCAGTGAAGCACCCATTTGGGAGCTCCAGCGTACTTATTATGAAGAACAAGGGACTAAGGCATGGGATAATGATGCGGTTCCGCAGTACATTACGAATAATCCGATGATTGCCACGGCCTATGCCGAGATGATCTTCGGATTCCTTCAGGATCGGGCCCATCAAGGCTATACTACAGATCCAGTTACTATACTCGAGCTGGGAGCCGGGGCGGGTCGATTAGCTTTTCATATCCTGAAGAAGCTGTGTGAAATTATTGACTATGCCGGAATCTCGTTACCCCCTTTTCGTTACGTGATGAGTGATTTACCTGCTAAAAATATTTCCACATGGCAGCAGCACCCCGGTTTACGCCCTTTTGTCGAGCAGGGAGTGCTGGATTTTGCCCTTTTTGACGCCGTGCAGGATACAGAATTACGTTTGTTACAGTCGAAGGAAGTGGTTCGGACAGGGGATTTGCAGCAGCCGTTGCTGATTGTGGCGAATTACTTTTTTGACAGTATTCCGCAAGAGCTTCTCTATGTAGATGAAGGCAAGATTTTTGAATGTCAGGTGTCGGTTCAACTGCCGGAGGATGCCGATGACCTTACACCTTCAGAGGTTCTGGAGCGTATTGTTCCCGAGTATCATTATCGACGAGCCGCTGAGTATGAACAGGCAACATATCCTTATCATAGTGTTATTGAACTCTATCAGCAGAAGCTTGAGGATTCGCATATTCTGTTCCCTGTTGTGGGTCTGGAATGTCTGGAGCGTTTGAGCCGGCTGTCTAAGGAAGGATATGCTCTACTAACAGCAGATAAAGGCGATCACAGGCTGGAGAACTGGGAATTTGCTGAACCGCCTAAGCTTATTCATCATGGAAGCTTCTCTCTGACGGCGAACTATCATGCGATTCAGCATGTTTTGGAGCAAAGAGGAGCACACGCTCAATTCACTGCACATCACTATAAAAACTTGAATATCGGCTGCATTCTTGTGGTTCAGACACCTATGAGCTATGCCAATACCCGTCTAGCTTATCAGCGGTTTATCGAACGATTTGGACCGGATGATTTCTTCAGTATGAAGGAATGGGTGGATCAGCAATTCGAAACGATGGGATTACAGCAAATTCTGGCCTTTTGGCGACTGGGCGGATATGATGCTGAACTGTTCATCCAGAGCGCAGAACGCATTTCAGAGCTGCTGCAAGAGGGCAGTGATGAAGAGATGCTGGATATTCAGCGAGGCATTCATTTGATGTGGACAGGCTACTATCCTTTGGCGCAGAACTATGACTTGGCACTGGACTGCGGGCTGCTGCTGTATGAAATGGACATGTTCGAGGACGCACTAATGTTCTTGGAGCGATCTCTCCAGGCCAATGAGGAAGAACCCGTAATGACGGTGCTCTATAGTCTGGCGATTTGCTGCTACGAGCTTGGTATGGAGGAAGCGGCAGGGAATTATACACGAAGAGCGTTAACGTTGGAGCCTGAGAATGAAGAGGCTAAGGAACTGCATGATTTGTTAACTAGATAA
- the tnpB gene encoding IS200/IS605 family element RNA-guided endonuclease TnpB: MLSSDQDSGTQKRVHKAYKYRIYPTKEQQQLIHQMFGCCRFVFNHFLGLWNNTYATTGKGLSYNTCATQLPALKGQFEWLKTVDSIALQSAVRHVADSFDRFFKKQNQAPRFKSRKHPVQSYTTKQTNGNIAMKENKLKLPKLGWVRFANSRALEGRILSATVRRNAAGKYFASIVCEVDIHPLPQNNKVIGIDLGLKEFAVCSDGLRVANPKWFRHYEKKLAFWQRRMTRRMRGGSNWLKAKQKVAQIHEKIANGRHDFLHQLTTRLIRENQTISIENLRVANMLKNHKLAKSIADASWSEFERQITYKASWYGRTVKMAHTFAPTSQTCHVCGFINQEVKNLSVRQWTCPCCDALHDRDENAAHNIKQMAI, translated from the coding sequence ATGCTGTCATCGGATCAAGATTCTGGTACACAAAAACGTGTCCATAAAGCTTATAAGTACCGAATCTATCCGACAAAGGAACAACAGCAACTCATCCATCAGATGTTTGGCTGTTGCCGTTTTGTGTTCAATCATTTCTTGGGACTATGGAACAATACCTATGCGACAACTGGAAAGGGCTTATCCTACAACACTTGTGCCACACAACTTCCTGCTCTCAAAGGGCAATTTGAGTGGCTCAAAACGGTGGATAGTATTGCCTTGCAATCCGCCGTTCGACACGTAGCAGATAGCTTTGATCGGTTCTTTAAAAAACAGAATCAGGCTCCACGGTTTAAAAGCCGTAAGCATCCCGTGCAAAGCTATACTACGAAACAGACCAACGGCAACATTGCAATGAAAGAAAACAAACTTAAGCTCCCGAAGCTCGGTTGGGTTCGGTTTGCCAACTCCCGAGCCTTAGAGGGACGCATCCTTTCTGCCACCGTGCGACGAAATGCGGCTGGTAAGTATTTTGCATCCATTGTCTGTGAAGTTGACATACATCCCCTGCCGCAGAACAACAAGGTGATTGGCATAGACCTTGGACTCAAGGAGTTTGCGGTCTGCTCCGATGGATTACGAGTGGCCAATCCGAAGTGGTTTCGCCACTACGAGAAGAAGTTAGCCTTCTGGCAACGCCGCATGACTCGTCGCATGAGAGGCGGCTCCAATTGGTTAAAAGCCAAGCAGAAGGTTGCCCAAATCCACGAGAAGATTGCGAACGGTCGCCATGATTTTTTGCACCAACTCACGACCAGGCTGATCCGTGAAAACCAAACGATCAGCATTGAAAATCTTCGTGTAGCGAATATGCTCAAAAATCATAAGCTGGCGAAATCGATTGCCGATGCGTCTTGGAGCGAGTTCGAACGCCAAATTACATACAAGGCGAGTTGGTACGGACGGACGGTTAAGATGGCTCACACCTTCGCACCCACCAGCCAAACGTGTCATGTGTGCGGCTTCATCAACCAAGAAGTGAAAAACCTTTCGGTGCGGCAGTGGACCTGTCCATGTTGTGATGCACTTCATGATCGGGATGAGAATGCTGCACACAACATCAAACAAATGGCTATATAG
- a CDS encoding protein-tyrosine phosphatase family protein has product MANYHELIEGKVYIGGEAALMEALREQEISDVFDLRDTGTKAEGFPADVTRHHFPIVEDETGQEGSVHAAILAVKEAVDSNKTVYFHCAGGRNRTGTVATGLLIELGLASSVEDAASLAKEKRPDISIKQEMLDILNGFYSTESK; this is encoded by the coding sequence GTGGCAAATTATCATGAGTTAATTGAAGGAAAAGTATATATTGGTGGGGAAGCGGCTTTGATGGAAGCACTCCGGGAGCAAGAGATTTCGGATGTTTTCGATTTGAGAGATACCGGAACTAAGGCTGAAGGCTTTCCGGCCGATGTAACCCGTCATCATTTTCCGATAGTAGAAGATGAGACAGGTCAAGAAGGTTCTGTGCATGCAGCGATCTTGGCGGTTAAGGAAGCCGTGGACAGCAACAAAACAGTATACTTCCACTGCGCAGGCGGACGAAACCGCACCGGTACAGTAGCCACAGGCTTATTAATAGAGCTAGGCTTGGCTTCCAGTGTAGAAGATGCAGCTAGCCTAGCCAAAGAAAAGCGCCCGGATATCAGCATAAAGCAAGAGATGCTGGATATATTGAATGGTTTTTATAGCACAGAGAGTAAATAA